In a single window of the Bacteroidia bacterium genome:
- the trxA gene encoding thioredoxin has translation MAQNIVEVTDDNFESVVLQSDKLVVVDFWAEWCGPCRIVSPILEELAKENPNVLICKMNVDENSEVPTQMGIRNIPTLLFFKGGKVVNKFVGAATKSEYQRIINDSL, from the coding sequence ATGGCACAAAACATTGTGGAAGTTACAGACGATAACTTTGAATCAGTAGTACTTCAATCTGATAAGTTAGTAGTTGTAGATTTTTGGGCAGAGTGGTGTGGTCCATGCCGTATAGTAAGTCCTATACTGGAAGAGTTAGCGAAAGAAAACCCTAATGTGCTTATTTGCAAAATGAACGTAGATGAGAATTCAGAAGTACCTACACAAATGGGCATAAGGAATATTCCCACACTACTGTTTTTCAAGGGGGGCAAAGTAGTTAATAAGTTTGTAGGTGCAGCCACTAAATCTGAATATCAGAGAATCATAAATGATAGTTTGTAG
- a CDS encoding UDP-2,3-diacylglucosamine diphosphatase, with translation MIYFASDLHLGVPNYESSKQREKHFVRWLDEKMFSATEFYLVGDIFDFWFEYKKVVPKGYLHLLGKLAQIREKGIPITIIKGNHDLWYKDYFMKELSISVYHHPITREFSGKKFYIAHGDGLGPGDKGYKFIKKCFQNRLLQWCFGMIHPDWGISLANFLSASSRHANAQKDKVDYGEKEVLIQYSNQILEIEHFDYFIYGHRHIPKLVTLKNNQSLYINLGDWITTFTYAVFDGQKVHLETYPLS, from the coding sequence GTGATTTACTTTGCTTCTGACTTACATCTGGGCGTACCAAACTATGAAAGTAGCAAACAAAGAGAAAAGCACTTTGTTCGTTGGTTAGACGAAAAAATGTTTTCGGCTACGGAGTTTTATTTAGTGGGAGATATTTTTGACTTTTGGTTTGAATATAAGAAGGTAGTACCTAAGGGCTACCTGCACTTATTAGGTAAATTAGCCCAAATACGCGAAAAGGGAATTCCTATAACCATTATCAAAGGCAACCATGACCTGTGGTATAAAGATTATTTCATGAAAGAATTAAGCATTTCTGTGTATCATCATCCAATTACAAGGGAGTTTAGCGGAAAAAAGTTTTATATTGCTCACGGCGATGGATTAGGTCCTGGCGATAAAGGATACAAGTTTATCAAGAAGTGCTTTCAAAACAGGCTATTACAATGGTGCTTTGGCATGATACACCCCGATTGGGGGATTAGCTTGGCTAATTTTTTATCAGCAAGTAGTAGACATGCGAATGCCCAAAAAGATAAAGTGGATTATGGCGAAAAAGAAGTACTTATCCAGTATTCTAATCAAATTTTAGAAATAGAGCATTTTGATTATTTTATCTACGGACATAGGCATATTCCGAAACTAGTTACCTTGAAAAACAATCAATCTCTGTATATCAATCTCGGTGATTGGATAACTACTTTTACGTATGCTGTTTTTGATGGGCAGAAAGTTCATTTAGAAACTTATCCTCTGTCGTAA